atatgaatcataaataaaatttacaataattataAGACTATGTTAAATCTGGCATAAAACTATACATTGAATTTTAGCAAACGCCAATCCTTTTACATCAAGTGCGAATGTTTTATAGTTCTGGAATTTTAGGTAGCAACTGATTATCAATTTTtggaatattataaataaattgaattgaaaaaaatagaacGTAGATGAATGGAACAGAGAAAGTTATggaataaaaaaagaattttattcTACTTATTCCGCTTATTCATAAATCTTTTTGATCATGAATGTTATATATATTCCACTTAATTCCATCTATTTCAAAAAGAATTTTGGAAtgagatttgttttttattccATTCAAATggtgttgatcaaaaaaaaaagaacaaaaaaattccattcaaatggtatttttttttttttggaatttataGGAATAAGTTATTCCATACAATTTCATTCTCAGAATTTGCAATCCAATTGCACCcttaaaaacattttagattacatcttttaaaaacagagtttAGCACCATCTGGCGAACTTCAGTTAATCGTTTTTTGATCTCTCATCCGCTCGAATGGACACGTATACATTGCAAAAATGTTTATCTTTGCAATCGATACAGAAACAGAAGTCTATAGTTGGttataatttagcaaaaaaaaaaaacagaagtcTATAGTTGGTGAAGCTCCATGGCTTCTTTCATCTCGTTCCCTCCCCCATATATATAACATACCTCACTAGGTAGATAGTGAGTTTGTCTTGCGTACCCAGATTGTTGCTTTAACAAACTTCTTGACACGGTGAAATTAAACGGTTTCAAATAAGACTTCCAACGTAAGGGTTATCAGCAAAGATTATAGTTTCTTGCTAATGTCTTTGTTAGTCTTTACCCTAATTGTTAAGACATCAAAGTTCCGTGTATACATCACTGACAACATCCCAATATATCTCCACTTCAAAGTAGTACGTACTAGTAAGTACTGTTACGATCACATTGACAAATATTgtgattttaactttattatttgagcctatataaattttaagagAACGATAGTGCGACATTCTTCGCAACGTCTTGGATGAAGTTTTGCAGAGCAATACGCGACGATCCACCATCCATTAAAGCTGCATGACACTTCTCGCTCATCTCCTTCACTCTCTCCCTCACATCACTATCCTGCTCCATCAAACACCTCACTGCTCTCTCAATCTCCTCCGCAGTCACCAAGTCCACCGCCGCCACACCGCCCAAATGATCGCCTCTCCAATACCTTTTAATCTCCACGGCTAGTCCAAGCTCCTCCACCATCTCAAACGCGTTGAACTTCTGCTCTGCGTATAAAGGCCACGCAGCTGTCGGAACACCGAACCAAAGACTCTCGAGCAACGAGTTCCACCCGCAGTGAGTGACAAAACCTCCTACCGCTGGATTCGCGAGAATAGCCACCTGTGGAGCCCATCCGATCACCTTCCCTCTCTCTTGCGTTCGTTTCAAGAACCCTTTTGGGAGAACTTCCTCAAGATTCTTAAACTCTTCAGGATGTTCATTTATTATATTGGGAGAAGAGCGACGTAGAGACCATAAGAAACTGTGGCCACTTCGTTCAAGTGCCATTGCGATCTCTCTTACTTGTTCCTCACTGAAGCCTCCCATGCTCCCGAAGCATAGAAACACTACTGACTTAGCTGGTCGCTCGTCCAGCCACTGTATAATCTCCACTTGTCTCTCGTCCACTTGGTGGTCAAGATGCAAGAATGGTCCAACCGAATAAGTTTGAGGAATGATAGTATTAGTATTAATATTAGTATCACCACCACTCCAGAGATATTCCAACACGTGAGGTTCCAGCTCAGCGAAAGTATTTACGAGAATACCCTTCATCTCTTTGAATCTTCTTGCGTGGTTCACAAAGATTGGGAGCCACAGTTCCGATGCAAGGGCGTGCGGAAGACATTTCACCGGATAAGGACGAGTCAAACCGGGGACGACTAACTCGGCTTCCGAGTCTTCGAAGTCACTTTCTTTAACATGGTAGTTATCACCATCGTATAGTTGCTGAACGTGAAACCCTAGTGCGAGTACCCCGGCGTTTGAGGTATAGAAAAGATAACTCGGGACGTGGAACTCGTTCGCCACGTCGATCAACGAAGTGCAGAACATGTCGAGGACGAAGCCAGCTATCTTTGGTGAGTTTGGTAGTGTCGAGTAGTGGTCGAAGAGCATGGAAACGGCGCGTCTCACAGTTGGGATGTGGTTCTCGATATGAATGTCAAGGGTCGTAGGCTCAGGCTCGGATGTTGGTTGGTCTTCTTCGGAGGAGATCACTTCGTAGCGGAGGCGGTCGTTGGATGCGGCGGAGAGAGCTTCCACGTAGGGGGAAGCAGCGGCTGCGCTTCCGGAGAGGAAAGGAAGGATGAGAACGGAGATAGTGAGGTGGTTTTCTTGCTCGACTAGTAGCTTCGCCATCTCCACTGTTGATCTGAGGTGGCTAATGCTAGGATACGGTATGAAGACAAGCTCGAACTTCATGtttttaatcttcttcttctgctcctctgtttgtgtttctttttgtcTGTGTGTTGTGTTCTATAGATTTACGAGATTTGATTAATAGGAAGCTTTACCAATCGCATCAAGTTTTTAGTTCTTTTTGAATTATTAACAAGCTCTGGTCAACCGATGTGTCCGTTTTCTAGcctgtgtttttcttttgttctcgacaataaaaacaaactaaattaatatcCTGACATGTTTGTTATCTTGGTGAAGACTTTTCGTATGGCATGTGCAACATTAATAACTATATCTGTTTAATCAAATAGTAtttgaaacaaataattttatttataaattaatgtattttgtaatGAATATTAAGttgaaagtaaatataaattatattggaATTTCAAAAGGAATTTTTCTatgtaacaaagaaaaaaaagatagagaCATATTTTAAGATACATACAATGGATCTCGGCTGTACGAttcaaagattttaaaacatatatgcGAAGAAAGTATACCAAATATGTAATAGAAGAATGTTTATTGTATCATCCCCTATATATCTAtagagaaacatttaaaaagtttttttttaatgttagaTGATTATACTATTACAAATCGAGAAATATTACATACAATTTTACAGTCGACAATTTTACCTGAGACTTATGAAAATTCTCATCTGACTACATCATCAGAACCATCATATAGATCAAAGCTTGATCGGTATTCTTTGCGCCATAATGTAGATCTCTTGTAAGTATTTTCTCTCTTAATTTGTATAATTCCGCTTTCTCGGTAGCTCGAAACCTAGACCTTCGGATGTAGAAATATTAGAAAACCTTcagtcaaaccactggaccaaagTGGCTTccacaaaatacttaaaaattataatctGTAATTtgttactaattaaaaaatatcttgCTGAGTTGTCAAGCAATTAGAATACTGATTTTACTTACGTGACGGTTTGAgaatcaattgaaaattttgttccAAAACTAAATTACAAtgaaatgttattttatataatatgtccATTATAAACCATTCATTtattaaattgaaatttattattttttctttaaataaaacctacaaaTTATCTAATgtgatgaaaatatatatatggtaattaatgagtttaaataatatttttttaacaatctgtttatttttatcatttttgtttaattctttattattaaaataaattatacaattacattatttataataaaaatttagattattttgtatatgtttattttgaatagtatttgaaacaaataattttaattattttaaatatttactttcaaatattaatatatattttgaatattttaggacaatttcaaaatattttaaatattttggatagtttttggatattaaatctaaaactaaCTAACATATTCAAgtatttaaatttgattagGATATGTTtggatatccaaaatatttcggtttggattgGATTCGATTATGGTTCTTTAGATACTAAAATTCTGGAGTCCATCtgaatatttaactaattttatttagatttgcTATTACCTTTTTAGATTAGATCTGGTTCAGTTTTTcatgtttggatttttttacTCAGCTTTAGAATAAATGAAGAAACTAGAATTTTGTAATTATCCTTTTGGTAATTTcttaactttttaaatatatgttattattttatatttgcatAAAGAAGTTATGATGGGTTTAGTATATTTGATTGTCATATTGTTTGTTGTTTTTGATCAAAATAGTAATGATATATGGACATGATATATTGTTAAATCATTTagaaataaacacatatattgaaaacaaataataaggcacattaaaaatgtaattaaatagaaaattgaaaataaaataacataaatagaaGTCATTATATAgctatatgtatttatatattgtaaataaaatcaatacaatttaaaaatatataaatacaatgggccactctaaatacaaataaataaatacttgtttccaacaaaataaataaatactcaCACCAATTGTTTTTAACTAACTTTCataaaaaaagttgtttttaACCAAACAATTTTGTTGCATTTCCTACACAACTATTTGATACCTTATAGCAAATCCAACGATGAGCCTTTACAAAAACGTATAAGGGCAGAATCCTATAGTATGTGAATGACGATGATTGGGTTTGATAATAAAAAGTGGCTGTATGGACTGTGATTGGACTTAGTAATAAAAGGCTAGATTCTAGTTATTGGGCTATCTTGAATGACAAAACCTTCAATGAAAACCAAGGGGAATGTTGTAGCCGCAACGCAATAAAGAAAAACCTAATTTCAGAAGGTCACATCCACATACGTCAGTATATATAGGTTTCGTCTTCTTACGCAAATTCAAAACTACACAAGAGCTGCTTCTCTCTGTCTTTTCTTTATGCTTTGGTTTTACAATAAACACTAGGTATGTTTTACGTTATTGATTCTTTTTCGTTGATTGGTGGGGCCTAAAAGAGGATATGGTGATGAAACGAATAATTTCGTGGACTAGAGTTTCAGATCTGGGCTCTTCACCCAGTAGTTGAAGATACAACCCTTGGCTGTCTGAGTATCTCTCTTTACGCTCACCACCTCAATCATAGCTTTTGAACGTTACttttttccttctttatttatatatagccGATGAGGATAAAAACAATTATCTTAGCGGATTTCAGTGAGGTTTTAAAATCAATGATCTGAATTGTTACACACACTGAGGCTACTTTTTGATAACTAATTTGAAAGATAAAACATTAGTTGTTTTGATGCGATGATGATAAAACCGCACGGAGGTGCATGAAGGGCAGTGGACAAAACATAATATGTTTTGCCGTGAGCTCTCTTAATAAAACGACTTCTCCTTCCACTGAGCATTATTAGTTTCTGATGTAGGAATTAGTAAAGGCGTCTTTTACCAATTCTGAGGGATAAAATCTGTTCCTTTAGGTATAATGGCATTGACGCAAGATTGATTAAGTTGTGGTATATCCTGATCATCTTACTTTTTTCCTGTGTTATTTGATCCTGGAAATGCCTCATACATTGAttcatttacttttaaaattccTTGTCTAAGGAATCTTCAACCTGTGCAAGAAGAAACATGCGAGtttaattactatatattaatttactaATTAGCATTACGAAATTTGACTATACAGCTATCGCAATATACACCTATTCTTTGGCTTGATGAGTCGAAATCATTGAAGGGAGCAGTGATGTAACAAACTATGAGAAGAATTTGAATCTAATATGTAATGCTAAATAACATCTGaacaattaatataattaaatttctaattacaaaatttataaactattCGATCAGAAACAGTTATGATATTGCCTTACTACATTTATCAATCATAAGTCTATGATGTGCATCATCATTAGAGCATCTCTAATGTATTACTCCAAATATTACTCTCAAATggtgcaactccaaaatggagtgatgTTTTACTTCAATGtatatactttattttttactccaaaaatacttaataattgttaataatatttttaccaaaaaatgttaataatatcttatacttataaaagttaCCAATTAATTTCAACCATTTTATATTTGCAAAAACgccttaaaatataatttatttaagtgaaacatttattattaaaaggtacaagaaatcataaaagtagaataaaacataatttataaattggTTCAATAATGAGCATTGGAATATTTTTTCTACAAATGATCAACTGATGCTTTTCGTAatgaaaaatgagttttttatctttgatattcctaAATCGAGCAAGAAAATTTCGAAATCGGATTTTTCATCTTTTGCAGTTAGTTTCGATCAGTTAGTTTCGATCTCTAGAGGTAGAGCTTCTCTTGCAAGTTGCAACTTTAATTGGTGCATCGAGTTCACGCTCATCCTCAATTATTATGTTGTgtaaaatttatacatttagTTATGATGTCatgtaacatattttttttttcaaaaatgaaaagGTCATTTCACAATAGCGAAGCATGAatgtcaagtttttttttacggcaaacggctattctattactcaaacttgaggtggtctggttaaacagaccggaatagaacaaccaataaaatgtaacttcctatggaaagatctagctgtcttagctaaaaagTCTGAGATCTGATTACGCGCTCTTGGAATATAAGAAATCTTGAAATTCGGGAAGCATATGAGCAATGTCTCTATCCTCTCTAGTTCcgtagcaaaacttggccaagcaTGAGGTTCCTTGATCATAGCAAACAATTTTTTGCAGTCTGTTCCGAAGTTCTGACATATTGAATGCtgaagcatattctccatcgcccatcgcagtgcttccacttctgagtgcatcattttaatattaaataatgaaatatcttatcttttatgttattgcatcattttaaaatattatttaagtaagaaataagaatattaaagatttaaaggaccattttataaataaataaaatttcaaaatggaATAATGTATaagattattttataaatggagTAACTCTAGtcattactctattttggagtagGATTTGAAaggattttactccaaaatgatatttgaaatagaaaatgaaatatgGTTGGAGATGTCCTAATGCGTCAGTCAGTTTAATGCATACCAGCTTAATGGCTCTTCAACACCCAGCGCAACTGTGCCCTCTTCTTTGTTCTTAACAATCCACGCTAGGAGAGCTGATCCTTTTCCAAATATGAACCCAcgaaattttatttgtattattattattattattattattattattattattattattatttcttttgctaaaattattagaaatcaaGAATGAAAGGCTcagataattttatttgtattatttattgGATAAAATTTTATCAGAGctgatttatttttcaaaaatatattagtatttgttttcATGCCAATATTAGGTCTGAGCAAAAAACCCGAATTCGAAGAACCGAACCAATTCCAATCCAAAAAAGTAGTACCAAATCCGAATCAAAACTGATTTAATATcctaattattcaaaatttagtatttagagAACCAATACCCAATCCAGTCCAAAccgaaaatatatcaaaaataaatttatatacttatttattttttaaatttaatgtataGAAAAGTATCCAGTATATAATACTTTTAGGAGGGGTTTTAAAAATCAAGAGATTTGTTAAATTTGTAAAGACTTCTAAAGAGTCTTTCATATTCTAaaagtttatgaaaataatctagtttaaggattttaagaatCTGAAGGACATATGCAAGATTCTTGAAATCTATATCAGATAAGATCATCTATATTTTTTCTGTTGCTTCTAAACAATACAAACAAACTGAattataattatgaaaatatagatttataaTGCCTAAAATCAAGAAATATCTAacacaaaaatagttttaaataaaagaatttacAACCAATCAGTTTATTCTCTAACAAATTGGTTTCTATCTAGATATTCTAACCATATACAAAAATAACATCTATCCTATTAACtgaaatcataaaaaaataaaaatataaggggggtgtattgaatctgaaGTTTGAGTTGATCTGATTTTTATTGAGTTTCTAGATGATTGCTGTAGAATCTGAAAAtttgatgt
The genomic region above belongs to Raphanus sativus cultivar WK10039 unplaced genomic scaffold, ASM80110v3 Scaffold2294, whole genome shotgun sequence and contains:
- the LOC130505453 gene encoding UDP-glycosyltransferase 71B7-like is translated as MKFELVFIPYPSISHLRSTVEMAKLLVEQENHLTISVLILPFLSGSAAAASPYVEALSAASNDRLRYEVISSEEDQPTSEPEPTTLDIHIENHIPTVRRAVSMLFDHYSTLPNSPKIAGFVLDMFCTSLIDVANEFHVPSYLFYTSNAGVLALGFHVQQLYDGDNYHVKESDFEDSEAELVVPGLTRPYPVKCLPHALASELWLPIFVNHARRFKEMKGILVNTFAELEPHVLEYLWSGGDTNINTNTIIPQTYSVGPFLHLDHQVDERQVEIIQWLDERPAKSVVFLCFGSMGGFSEEQVREIAMALERSGHSFLWSLRRSSPNIINEHPEEFKNLEEVLPKGFLKRTQERGKVIGWAPQVAILANPAVGGFVTHCGWNSLLESLWFGVPTAAWPLYAEQKFNAFEMVEELGLAVEIKRYWRGDHLGGVAAVDLVTAEEIERAVRCLMEQDSDVRERVKEMSEKCHAALMDGGSSRIALQNFIQDVAKNVALSFS